A window of Flexistipes sp. genomic DNA:
AGCTTTTTTATTTAGGTTCGCACAGTGTTCCTATTTGTGAATCTGCGTATTTGTCTACGATGAAAGCCTATATGCAGGAACCTTGGGAAGAAGTAAAAAGAGTTTATGCTGAGAATAAGTTCGTGCCTCAGAATGAAGGAAATAAACCAGAAGATCACATTTCTTTTGAATTACTTTTTATGAGTTATTTGTCTAATAAAGCTTCAATTGAAGCTGAACAGGATTGTAAAGATGGATTATTGGAAATTTACAAAACACAGCAAAAATTTATGGAAGAACATTTATTAAGATGGATTGATGAATTAAGCGAAAAAGTTTTGAGCCTAGTTAAAGAAAGGAATTCTTTATACGCTGCAGTTATATTGTTATTGAGAGGGTATTTGCACGAAGACTATAAATTCTTGCTCGGGGAGTTAGACAACTAAGAATGAAA
This region includes:
- a CDS encoding TorD/DmsD family molecular chaperone, translated to MVDTIEVNKGRNVVYNFLSRSLWDIPDTKYLDMLENLHLDIIEMLGNNVEDDLQKAGEIFESFSRENLLRNDKNKSDIILNLSKEYTKLFYLGSHSVPICESAYLSTMKAYMQEPWEEVKRVYAENKFVPQNEGNKPEDHISFELLFMSYLSNKASIEAEQDCKDGLLEIYKTQQKFMEEHLLRWIDELSEKVLSLVKERNSLYAAVILLLRGYLHEDYKFLLGELDN